A genomic region of Coleofasciculus sp. FACHB-1120 contains the following coding sequences:
- a CDS encoding photosynthesis system II assembly factor Ycf48 produces MNLFVRKLKQIAILLAVVLFCASCSQVPSVSDSPWHAISLPTQANLQDLAFTGDPNHGWVVGSDSTLLETTDGGKTWESRNLELGDRQYRFTGVSFADQEGWITGEPSILLHTTDGGKSWTRIALSNKLPGAPNRIVALGPNSAEMSTNVGAIYRTQDAGQTWKAMVQEAVGVVRNMSRSADGKYVAVSAKGNFYSTWEPGLDAWVPHNRNSSRRVENMGFAQDGRLWMLARGGQLQFSSLENPEEWEEAQYPEVSTSWGLLDLAYRTPEEVWVTGGSGNLLRSLDGGKTWQKAREIEDIPSNLYRIMFLTPQQGFIIGQRGVLLKYEGASQAA; encoded by the coding sequence CGACAGCCCTTGGCACGCCATTTCTCTACCAACGCAGGCAAACTTGCAGGATCTCGCTTTTACAGGCGACCCCAATCATGGCTGGGTTGTGGGGAGTGATTCCACACTTTTAGAGACAACCGATGGCGGCAAGACTTGGGAGTCTAGAAACCTGGAACTGGGAGATCGGCAATACCGCTTTACCGGCGTGAGTTTTGCCGATCAAGAAGGATGGATTACAGGAGAACCCTCGATCTTGCTCCATACAACGGATGGGGGAAAATCTTGGACTCGCATCGCCCTGAGTAACAAGTTACCAGGGGCACCAAACAGAATTGTGGCGCTCGGTCCGAACTCCGCTGAGATGAGCACCAACGTAGGGGCTATTTATCGCACTCAAGACGCCGGACAGACTTGGAAAGCGATGGTCCAAGAAGCGGTGGGTGTTGTCCGTAATATGTCTCGCTCTGCCGATGGCAAATATGTTGCGGTGTCTGCCAAAGGTAACTTCTATTCCACTTGGGAGCCTGGTCTAGATGCCTGGGTGCCCCATAATCGCAATAGCTCCCGAAGGGTGGAGAATATGGGGTTTGCCCAAGATGGTCGGCTGTGGATGCTGGCGCGGGGCGGTCAGCTACAATTTAGCAGTCTGGAAAATCCAGAGGAGTGGGAAGAAGCACAATATCCAGAGGTATCCACCAGTTGGGGTTTACTCGATTTAGCATATCGGACACCTGAAGAAGTTTGGGTAACAGGTGGCAGTGGAAATTTGCTCCGGAGTCTGGATGGCGGCAAAACTTGGCAAAAAGCTCGTGAGATCGAGGATATCCCTTCCAATCTTTACAGGATTATGTTTCTAACACCCCAGCAAGGATTTATCATAGGTCAGCGAGGTGTTTTGTTGAAATACGAAGGTGCGTCGCAAGCAGCTTAA
- the psbE gene encoding cytochrome b559 subunit alpha yields the protein MAGTTGERPFSDIITSVRYWVIHSITIPALFIAGWLFVSTGLAYDAFGTPRPNEYFTQTRQEVPIVQDRFESKQQIEEFIK from the coding sequence ATGGCTGGTACAACTGGAGAACGTCCATTTTCGGATATTATTACAAGCGTTCGTTACTGGGTAATTCACAGCATCACCATCCCGGCATTATTTATTGCAGGCTGGCTATTTGTTAGCACAGGTCTTGCATACGATGCCTTTGGGACACCCCGCCCCAACGAGTATTTCACCCAAACTCGGCAGGAAGTGCCGATTGTTCAGGATCGCTTTGAATCCAAGCAACAAATCGAGGAATTTATAAAATAA
- the psbF gene encoding cytochrome b559 subunit beta has protein sequence MTTNTPNQPVSYPIFTVRWLAVHTLAVPTIFFLGAIASMQFIQR, from the coding sequence ATGACTACTAATACGCCTAATCAGCCAGTTTCATATCCCATTTTTACCGTTAGATGGCTAGCGGTTCATACGTTAGCTGTCCCAACAATCTTTTTCTTGGGCGCGATCGCTTCTATGCAATTTATTCAACGATAG
- a CDS encoding photosystem II reaction center protein L, producing the protein MPERSPNPNNQPVELNRTSLYLGLLLVFVLGILFSSYFFN; encoded by the coding sequence ATGCCAGAACGGAGTCCAAATCCCAATAATCAGCCAGTTGAGTTAAACCGAACTTCTCTTTACTTGGGCTTGCTACTGGTTTTTGTCCTTGGTATCTTGTTTTCCAGTTATTTCTTTAACTAA
- a CDS encoding photosystem II reaction center protein J has protein sequence MSGSGRIPLWIVATVAGLGAIAVLGVFFYGAYAGLGSSL, from the coding sequence GTGTCTGGAAGTGGAAGAATTCCGTTGTGGATTGTAGCTACCGTCGCTGGTCTGGGCGCGATCGCTGTGCTGGGTGTTTTCTTCTATGGTGCCTACGCGGGTCTAGGCTCCTCTTTGTAG
- the psaI gene encoding photosystem I reaction center subunit VIII produces MGASFLPSILVPLTGLIFPAVAMAFLFLYIEREDATGI; encoded by the coding sequence ATGGGAGCTTCATTCTTACCTTCAATTCTGGTGCCTCTAACTGGCTTGATCTTCCCGGCTGTAGCGATGGCTTTCCTGTTTCTTTATATTGAGCGCGAAGACGCAACGGGAATTTAA
- the hisS gene encoding histidine--tRNA ligase gives MGSIQAIRGTRDILPEEVGYWQWVESVARDILSRAAYQEIRTPIFELTALFERGIGEATDVVGKEMYTFKSRGENPYSMTLRPEGTAGVVRSYIENALDVKSGIQRLWYLGPMFRYEAPQKGRQRQFHQLGVEVLGTADSRADAEAIAIATDILQTLGLKNLRMDINSVGSPEDRQRYRQALVDYLTPYKEELDPDSQVRLSRNPLRILDSKDRGTQAIVQEAPSILDYLSADSCRYFEQIQARLADLGIAYQLNPRLVRGLDYYTHIAFEIISDDLGAQATVCGGGRYDGLVAELGGPKTPAVGWAMGLERLIILLQQLQEAPAPTLDFYVVSRGEKAESQALQLAQKLRQAGFSVDLDLSGSAFKKQFARADRSGAVACLVLGEEEAENQTVKLKWMASKEQSAIAQTELLGMIEELRQQIKVKR, from the coding sequence ATGGGAAGCATTCAAGCTATACGGGGAACGCGGGATATTCTGCCCGAAGAAGTCGGGTACTGGCAATGGGTAGAATCGGTCGCCCGGGATATTCTAAGCAGAGCAGCTTATCAAGAAATTCGCACTCCGATTTTTGAGCTGACGGCGCTATTTGAGCGCGGGATTGGCGAAGCCACAGACGTGGTCGGGAAGGAAATGTACACCTTCAAGAGTCGGGGGGAAAATCCTTATTCCATGACCCTGCGACCAGAGGGAACGGCTGGGGTCGTGCGCTCTTATATTGAAAACGCGCTTGATGTCAAAAGTGGGATTCAGCGCCTCTGGTATTTGGGACCGATGTTTCGTTACGAAGCTCCCCAGAAGGGACGACAGCGGCAATTTCACCAGCTGGGTGTAGAGGTGTTGGGGACTGCCGATTCGAGGGCAGATGCAGAGGCGATCGCGATCGCTACCGATATTCTGCAAACCCTCGGTCTAAAAAATCTCCGCATGGATATTAACTCGGTAGGAAGTCCTGAAGATCGACAGCGTTACCGGCAAGCATTGGTAGATTACTTAACTCCCTACAAAGAAGAGTTAGACCCGGATTCGCAGGTACGGCTGAGTCGCAATCCCTTGCGGATACTCGATAGTAAGGATCGGGGGACGCAAGCAATTGTTCAAGAGGCTCCCAGTATCTTAGATTATCTGAGTGCAGATTCTTGTCGCTACTTTGAGCAAATCCAAGCACGTCTGGCTGATTTGGGGATTGCCTACCAGCTCAATCCGCGTCTGGTGCGCGGTCTGGATTACTACACTCATATTGCCTTTGAAATTATCTCGGACGACCTGGGAGCGCAAGCAACTGTCTGTGGTGGCGGACGCTACGATGGGCTGGTAGCAGAACTAGGGGGACCCAAGACACCCGCAGTGGGTTGGGCAATGGGCTTGGAACGGTTGATCATCCTGCTGCAACAGCTGCAAGAGGCACCCGCCCCGACGTTGGATTTTTACGTGGTTTCTAGAGGCGAGAAAGCCGAATCCCAAGCTTTACAATTAGCTCAAAAATTACGTCAAGCTGGGTTTAGCGTGGATCTAGACCTGAGTGGAAGTGCTTTTAAAAAGCAGTTCGCTAGGGCTGACCGTAGCGGTGCTGTCGCTTGCTTGGTTTTGGGAGAAGAAGAAGCAGAAAACCAAACCGTCAAGCTGAAGTGGATGGCATCGAAAGAGCAGAGTGCGATCGCTCAAACTGAATTGTTAGGAATGATCGAGGAACTGCGGCAGCAGATTAAAGTAAAAAGGTAA